Proteins encoded by one window of Parabacteroides sp. FAFU027:
- a CDS encoding DEAD/DEAH box helicase: MTFSDLNLNTPLRNAIEDLGFTTPTTIQEKAYPAVMSGRDVIGIAQTGTGKTFAYLLPCLKQWKFTKELHPQILIVVPTRELVVQVEEEVKKLTTYMNVVVGGVYGGVNMRNHVELVNGGLDVLVATPGRLLDLVLNGVLKLKNIKRLVIDEVDEMLNLGFRPQLIRVLDLLPSKRQNLMFSATLTEDVEEIIHDFFNSPMYIEAAPMGTPLENIDQVCYHLPNFYTKINLLEMLLSGEEFTKVLVFAGTKKLADQIFEELDAQFPDEIGVVHSNKAQNNRFNTVKAFHDGEIRILIATDLVARGMDISEVSHVINFDTPEVPENYIHRIGRTGRADKKGKSITFVVKAEKDYKLAIQELMNYKIPRLPLPDDLEISTELTDDELPKVQMKNILVKLPKKEEAGPAFHEKLEKNKKVNNKIRRCEQMKMKYGKPKTRGQKPRGKKK, encoded by the coding sequence ATGACATTTTCAGATTTGAATCTCAATACTCCGTTGCGAAACGCGATTGAAGATCTGGGCTTTACCACCCCGACAACTATTCAGGAAAAGGCCTATCCGGCGGTGATGTCGGGGCGCGATGTGATCGGTATTGCCCAGACGGGTACCGGTAAAACCTTTGCCTACCTCCTGCCCTGCCTTAAACAGTGGAAATTCACCAAAGAGCTTCATCCGCAAATACTGATCGTTGTTCCAACCCGTGAATTGGTGGTTCAGGTGGAAGAAGAGGTCAAAAAGCTGACTACCTACATGAACGTAGTAGTGGGCGGTGTGTACGGTGGCGTCAATATGCGCAACCATGTGGAACTGGTAAATGGCGGACTGGATGTTCTTGTTGCCACTCCGGGACGATTACTCGATCTGGTGCTGAACGGCGTATTGAAACTGAAAAATATCAAGCGACTGGTCATTGACGAGGTGGATGAGATGCTGAATCTCGGTTTCCGCCCGCAATTGATCCGCGTGCTGGATTTACTTCCATCTAAACGGCAGAACCTGATGTTCTCTGCCACACTGACCGAAGATGTAGAGGAAATTATTCACGACTTCTTCAACTCTCCGATGTATATTGAGGCGGCTCCAATGGGTACTCCGCTTGAAAACATCGACCAGGTTTGCTACCATTTGCCCAACTTCTATACCAAGATCAATCTCCTGGAAATGCTGCTTTCCGGCGAGGAGTTTACTAAAGTGCTCGTTTTTGCAGGCACTAAAAAACTCGCCGATCAGATTTTTGAGGAATTAGACGCTCAATTCCCGGATGAAATCGGTGTGGTTCACTCCAATAAAGCACAAAACAACCGTTTCAATACGGTAAAAGCGTTCCATGACGGAGAAATCCGCATCCTGATTGCTACCGACCTGGTAGCGCGCGGTATGGATATTTCGGAGGTAAGCCACGTAATCAATTTCGATACCCCGGAAGTACCTGAAAACTACATCCACCGCATCGGACGTACCGGACGTGCCGACAAGAAAGGTAAATCAATCACATTTGTGGTGAAAGCGGAAAAGGATTACAAGCTGGCCATTCAGGAACTGATGAATTACAAGATTCCACGCCTGCCACTGCCTGATGATCTTGAAATCTCTACAGAACTGACTGATGATGAATTACCGAAAGTTCAGATGAAGAATATCCTGGTGAAACTTCCTAAAAAAGAAGAAGCCGGACCAGCTTTCCATGAAAAACTGGAGAAAAACAAAAAAGTCAATAATAAGATTCGTCGCTGTGAGCAGATGAAGATGAAATACGGCAAACCCAAAACCCGAGGTCAAAAGCCGAGAGGAAAAAAGAAATAA
- a CDS encoding two-component regulator propeller domain-containing protein — protein MKNIYHILFFAILIFLSFESHANAYKFGHIELRDGLSDNQVNCIMKDRKGFIWLGTQTGLNRYDGYRFKWYQHDFKDKNSLTDNYVSSIQEALDGKLWITTRLGLVVFDPVTETFERDMTKILKPMGVNKPVTQVYIDQKKNYWLFTANEILCYDIKLRKLLYFQQNAPGDLSRGVIRSMYHQGNRYWFVFDNGLVEVMDANTKLVVKRDNFITADLHGRKNMLFFIYVDSDQDVWVYSDETAVYMYKKNENKWHYLSTISPDLHLNNNVIKQITEERNGIIWIGTDHGGINIVDKKANTIQYLTNIPDDPQSISQNSIQYIFRDNLGIMWVGTYKKGLNYYHNNIFKFHLEEVEPSNPFSIPYNDVNCFYEDKAGNIWMGSNGGGLLVKEALSGKYRQYKASPNGLGSNIIVSVRGDATGQIWVGTFRGGLNCLQGNQFRQYRHNLNDPNSISSNNVWDIAFDPAGNIWVGTIGGGLDIFDPAMKKIAHLDANNTHIKGWNYVSTLTADYPFMIVGTSEGVYAVDMRTRKPVNLFQFEGTQKSLSNTNVNFVFKDSRGLYWVGTREGLNLYNIRNKRLRVFTIADGLPDNVIQAMVEDQEQNLWVSTVRGLSHIIIPREGLSDSNLPKFVNYDENDGLQNGPFNYKGAFRTSHDVIYFSGVNGINHFRLEDIKVKEYDVPIVFTDLQIYNTSIKAGIPYKGKVILDKSITETDKLVLNYNDNFFSIEFASLNYRMQEVKHYDYKLEGFNSQWLMTDEDVRKVTYTNLSPGTYTLLVKANLKRGGWGQSAARLTIVILPPWWLSTWAYIAYILMIIASVWLIRRSIIRKHEKKLAYEQMKMEAEHQHNLDEMKLRFFTNISHEFRTPLTLILTPIEKMVKTARDLKEKEQLEMIMRNARQLLTLVNQVLDFRKLDMNGQHLNLSQGDVIVFAKEIFNSFTDGFSKKNIRAMFDSSIDALWVNFDQDKLQKVLMNLLSNALKFTPEKGEILVKISANEAKNEVAMLKISVSDTGKGIPAEYLDKIFDRFFQVPQSDLSQQGSGIGLHLVKEFVKLMEGEISVESTEGKGTTFTLELPLNLIPQEVRHRIEPEESPEAEFVTEPQAKAAKEAPLLLLVEDNDDFRRFMRDNLRESYRVIEASNGKKGLEMTISEIPDMIVSDVMMPEMDGIEMSRLVKNDIRTSHIPIILLTAKSSEEAKLESLEIGVDDYITKPFNLDALLLKIRNLTEHREAKRQIFQKQVEIEPSQITINSLDEKLIEKAIKIVEENISNSEFSVEELSRSLGMSRVYLYKKLVSITGKTPIEFIRIIRLKRAAQLLEKSQLSISEIAYEVGFNSPKYFSKYFKDEFGVLPSAYGEKK, from the coding sequence ATGAAGAACATTTACCATATTCTTTTCTTTGCCATTCTTATATTCCTGTCTTTCGAATCCCATGCTAATGCGTATAAGTTCGGGCATATCGAACTGCGTGACGGCCTTTCCGACAATCAGGTCAATTGCATTATGAAGGACCGCAAAGGGTTTATCTGGCTCGGAACACAGACGGGACTCAACCGATACGACGGTTACCGGTTCAAGTGGTATCAGCACGATTTCAAGGACAAAAACTCGCTGACTGACAATTACGTTTCTTCTATACAGGAAGCACTCGACGGAAAACTCTGGATCACGACCCGACTGGGATTAGTGGTATTCGACCCTGTAACAGAAACCTTTGAGCGAGATATGACCAAAATACTAAAACCGATGGGTGTTAATAAACCCGTCACGCAGGTCTATATCGACCAAAAGAAAAACTACTGGCTCTTTACGGCCAACGAAATACTCTGTTACGACATCAAGCTCAGGAAACTTTTATACTTTCAGCAAAATGCACCGGGCGACCTGAGCCGGGGAGTCATACGAAGCATGTACCATCAAGGTAACCGCTATTGGTTTGTCTTTGACAATGGACTGGTCGAAGTGATGGATGCCAATACCAAACTGGTCGTCAAAAGGGACAATTTTATCACTGCGGACCTGCATGGACGCAAGAATATGCTGTTCTTTATCTATGTCGATTCCGATCAGGACGTATGGGTGTATAGCGATGAAACAGCCGTTTATATGTATAAAAAGAACGAAAACAAATGGCATTACCTAAGCACCATCAGCCCGGATCTTCACCTCAACAACAACGTGATCAAGCAGATTACGGAGGAGCGAAACGGGATTATCTGGATTGGCACTGACCATGGTGGTATAAACATTGTGGACAAAAAAGCCAATACAATCCAATACTTGACCAATATTCCCGATGACCCTCAAAGTATCTCTCAAAACAGCATTCAATACATTTTCCGCGACAATCTGGGGATCATGTGGGTGGGGACTTATAAGAAGGGACTCAACTATTACCACAATAATATTTTCAAGTTTCATCTTGAAGAAGTAGAGCCTTCTAACCCCTTCTCCATTCCATACAATGACGTAAACTGCTTCTACGAGGACAAGGCGGGCAATATCTGGATGGGTTCAAACGGAGGGGGACTGCTTGTCAAGGAGGCTCTTTCAGGTAAATACCGTCAGTACAAAGCCTCCCCAAATGGTCTGGGTTCAAATATTATCGTTTCCGTGCGGGGTGATGCCACGGGGCAAATCTGGGTAGGAACTTTCAGGGGTGGCCTCAACTGCCTGCAAGGAAACCAATTCCGTCAATACCGGCACAACCTCAATGACCCGAACAGCATTTCCAGTAATAATGTGTGGGATATTGCCTTTGATCCGGCAGGAAATATATGGGTGGGAACCATTGGTGGCGGATTGGATATTTTTGATCCGGCTATGAAAAAAATTGCCCATTTAGACGCTAATAACACACACATCAAAGGATGGAACTACGTATCGACATTGACCGCTGATTACCCCTTTATGATAGTGGGCACCTCAGAGGGCGTGTATGCGGTGGATATGCGCACCCGAAAACCCGTCAACCTCTTCCAGTTTGAAGGCACTCAGAAATCGCTGAGCAACACCAATGTCAACTTCGTGTTTAAGGATAGTCGCGGCCTCTATTGGGTGGGTACGCGCGAAGGGCTGAATCTCTATAATATCCGCAATAAACGGTTGCGGGTATTCACCATTGCCGATGGTTTGCCTGACAATGTAATTCAGGCAATGGTGGAAGATCAGGAGCAAAACCTATGGGTATCTACAGTGCGGGGGCTTTCCCACATAATCATTCCCCGCGAAGGATTGAGCGATTCCAACCTCCCGAAGTTTGTCAACTATGATGAAAATGACGGTCTTCAAAATGGACCATTCAACTATAAAGGAGCCTTTCGGACAAGTCATGATGTGATCTACTTTAGCGGAGTCAATGGCATCAACCATTTCCGATTGGAAGACATTAAAGTGAAAGAGTATGATGTTCCCATTGTTTTCACCGATCTTCAGATTTACAATACCAGCATCAAAGCGGGCATTCCCTATAAAGGGAAAGTAATTCTGGATAAAAGCATTACCGAGACAGATAAACTGGTGCTGAATTACAACGATAACTTCTTCTCGATCGAATTTGCCTCCCTCAACTACCGGATGCAGGAGGTAAAACACTATGATTACAAGCTGGAAGGCTTCAATTCGCAGTGGCTGATGACGGACGAAGATGTCCGCAAAGTGACTTATACCAACCTCAGTCCGGGCACTTATACCCTGCTGGTCAAAGCCAATCTCAAACGAGGCGGTTGGGGACAAAGTGCCGCCCGATTGACCATTGTGATCCTGCCTCCCTGGTGGCTTTCGACCTGGGCCTATATCGCTTATATCCTGATGATAATTGCTTCAGTTTGGCTGATCCGTCGCTCCATCATCCGCAAGCATGAGAAAAAACTGGCTTACGAACAAATGAAGATGGAAGCCGAGCATCAGCATAACCTCGATGAGATGAAGCTGCGTTTCTTCACCAACATCAGCCACGAATTCCGGACGCCGCTCACACTGATCCTGACTCCGATTGAGAAAATGGTGAAGACCGCCCGCGACCTCAAGGAGAAGGAGCAACTGGAGATGATCATGCGCAATGCCCGCCAGCTTTTGACTTTGGTCAATCAGGTGCTCGACTTCCGCAAACTAGACATGAACGGACAGCATCTAAACCTCTCACAAGGTGATGTAATCGTATTTGCCAAAGAGATATTCAATTCGTTTACTGACGGATTCTCCAAGAAGAATATCCGGGCAATGTTTGACTCCTCGATTGATGCGCTTTGGGTAAATTTCGACCAGGACAAGCTACAAAAGGTATTGATGAATCTCCTGTCGAATGCCCTGAAGTTTACTCCAGAGAAAGGAGAAATACTAGTGAAAATATCGGCCAACGAAGCCAAAAACGAGGTTGCCATGCTGAAGATCAGCGTCAGTGATACAGGCAAAGGCATTCCGGCTGAGTATCTGGACAAAATCTTCGACCGGTTCTTCCAGGTTCCGCAAAGCGATCTTTCCCAACAGGGAAGCGGAATCGGGCTCCATTTGGTCAAAGAATTTGTGAAGCTGATGGAGGGTGAAATCAGTGTGGAAAGCACCGAAGGCAAAGGTACAACCTTTACTCTCGAACTGCCTTTGAATCTGATTCCGCAAGAGGTGCGTCACCGTATTGAACCTGAAGAGAGTCCCGAAGCTGAATTTGTGACCGAACCGCAAGCCAAAGCGGCCAAAGAAGCTCCTCTGTTGCTTTTGGTCGAAGACAACGACGATTTCCGCCGGTTTATGCGGGATAACCTGCGCGAAAGTTATCGGGTGATCGAGGCTTCCAACGGGAAAAAGGGACTGGAAATGACCATCTCCGAAATACCGGATATGATTGTCAGCGACGTGATGATGCCCGAGATGGATGGTATCGAGATGAGCCGACTGGTGAAAAATGATATCCGCACATCACACATCCCAATCATTCTACTGACTGCCAAATCATCAGAAGAGGCGAAGCTGGAGAGCCTGGAGATTGGCGTGGATGACTACATCACCAAGCCATTTAATCTGGATGCCTTATTATTGAAAATACGGAACCTGACCGAGCATCGTGAAGCCAAACGTCAGATTTTCCAGAAACAGGTGGAGATAGAACCTAGTCAGATCACCATCAATTCACTGGATGAGAAGCTGATTGAGAAGGCGATTAAAATCGTGGAAGAGAATATCTCCAACAGCGAGTTTTCGGTGGAGGAACTGAGCCGTTCATTGGGTATGAGCCGAGTCTATCTTTACAAGAAACTGGTCTCAATCACCGGCAAGACACCTATCGAATTTATCCGTATTATCCGGTTGAAACGGGCCGCCCAACTCCTCGAAAAAAGCCAGCTCTCCATCTCGGAGATTGCCTACGAGGTCGGATTCAACAGTCCGAAGTATTTCAGTAAATATTTCAAGGATGAGTTTGGGGTATTGCCTTCGGCGTATGGGGAGAAAAAATAA
- a CDS encoding alpha-L-fucosidase: MQKVSVILLFIFAVTGIMPMNAQYEMAPKMAWWYNARFGMFIHFGSYSCLGHGEWAFSKEKWTKEDYQQQVSARFNPEKFDANEIVRLAKSAGMKYIVITAKHHEGFSMWDTRVESFRDVSGTKIYSLPSFTSFGKRDILMELKNACEANGISFCLYYSILDWGHPSQEISRINGVAFSTMKSEEARTDYIRDMKAQLKELIDRYHPAVFWFDGDWTYKADHYTPERWWTKVDGMDLYNYLVRLAPDMIVNERVCRGFGLGDFECPEREVPGSPLGRPWETCQTMNRSWGYNAKDHNYKSARMLIRELVKVVSRDGNYLLNIGPKGDGTIPEQSSAILQDIGEWMTVYGESLCGATRSPFLTEPKWGIYTKKEGRLFAHLFVWPANGVLMVPTLTNSIQKVYLMNDQQNILDYSVKNGQIRISLPKKAPNKINSVVVIEVIGLPKVKTK; this comes from the coding sequence ATGCAAAAAGTCTCTGTTATTCTACTTTTCATTTTTGCAGTAACAGGTATTATGCCCATGAATGCTCAGTATGAAATGGCACCAAAGATGGCCTGGTGGTACAATGCCCGTTTCGGGATGTTTATCCACTTCGGTAGTTATTCCTGTTTGGGGCATGGCGAATGGGCTTTCAGCAAAGAAAAATGGACGAAAGAGGATTACCAACAGCAGGTTTCTGCCCGGTTTAATCCGGAGAAGTTTGATGCAAATGAGATTGTTCGTCTGGCAAAGAGTGCAGGGATGAAATACATTGTCATCACGGCAAAACACCACGAAGGATTCAGCATGTGGGATACCCGGGTGGAGAGCTTCAGGGATGTTTCCGGGACAAAAATATACAGCCTGCCCTCCTTTACGTCGTTCGGAAAAAGGGATATCCTGATGGAGCTGAAGAATGCTTGTGAAGCGAACGGAATCAGTTTTTGTCTTTATTACTCGATTCTCGACTGGGGACATCCTTCGCAGGAGATCAGCCGCATAAACGGAGTTGCTTTTTCGACCATGAAATCGGAAGAGGCCCGTACGGACTATATCCGCGATATGAAGGCGCAACTCAAAGAGCTGATTGACCGCTATCATCCCGCGGTGTTTTGGTTTGATGGCGACTGGACATATAAAGCCGATCATTATACCCCTGAACGTTGGTGGACGAAAGTGGATGGAATGGATCTTTACAACTATCTGGTCAGGCTTGCTCCGGATATGATTGTCAATGAGCGTGTGTGTCGTGGTTTTGGTTTGGGTGACTTTGAATGTCCCGAGCGGGAAGTGCCTGGATCACCGTTGGGTCGTCCGTGGGAGACCTGTCAAACCATGAACCGATCCTGGGGTTATAATGCAAAGGATCATAACTACAAATCGGCCAGGATGCTGATTCGGGAATTGGTTAAGGTGGTTTCCCGTGATGGTAACTATCTGCTCAATATCGGGCCTAAAGGAGACGGTACCATCCCGGAGCAATCGTCCGCGATTTTACAGGATATTGGTGAATGGATGACTGTTTACGGTGAAAGTCTTTGCGGAGCTACCCGGAGTCCGTTTCTGACCGAACCTAAATGGGGCATTTATACTAAAAAGGAGGGAAGGCTCTTTGCCCATCTCTTTGTCTGGCCTGCAAATGGAGTGCTTATGGTTCCTACTCTGACCAATTCAATTCAAAAGGTCTACCTGATGAATGATCAGCAAAACATACTGGATTACTCCGTTAAAAACGGGCAAATCAGAATCTCCTTGCCTAAAAAGGCACCGAATAAGATTAATTCGGTGGTGGTGATTGAAGTTATCGGATTGCCGAAGGTGAAAACGAAGTAG
- a CDS encoding glycoside hydrolase family 3 C-terminal domain-containing protein: MKKQLLKLVALALLTIGTTQAQKALTKEDVQEQKIQSLIKKMTIQEKVGLLHANSKFYVSGVKRLGIPEWALSDGPHGVRAEINRHDWAYAGWTNDSSTCFPPGTALAASWNPKLAYERGIVLGEEARFRKKDVLLGPGVNIIRSPLCGRNFEYMSEDPVLISAMAVPYIKALQSKDVAASVKHWLANNQEDHRTSVDVTMSERALREIYLPGFKAAIIEGGSYTVMGAYNKFRGDWCTENSYLDRDILRKEFGFKGVLMTDWDAAHSTVKAALAGLDLEMGTEKKDYNEWYFANPLIKAVQEGKVPISVVDEKVANVLRIMMKTKMLGDKSRVKGAINTPAHQKAAYNSAAEAAVLLQNNGHLLPLDFSKLKSVAVIGDNATRKHCGGGLSSEIKTLYEVTPLEAMQKKFGKNVTINYALGYEKQSSFKEGSNAGQSNTDKVDWKLIDEAVAAAKKSDVAIIFGGLNHDFDTESFDKQHMRLPYGQETLIREVTKANPNTVVVIIAGSPLELGGITSRVPSILWAWYGGMEAGNAVADVLSGKVNPSGKMPFTLPVSLQQSPAHALGNFPGRDLNVNYEEGILVGYRWFDTKKIAPQFPFGYGLSYTNFELGALSSDKATYGKEDVIKVKFTVKNTGSRYGAEVPQLYVSDPVCSVMRPAKELKAFDKVFLQPGESKTVELNVKVSDLAFYDEAQKGLNVEAGDFILQLGNSSGNISQTLKIAVK; this comes from the coding sequence ATGAAAAAACAACTCTTGAAACTGGTTGCTCTGGCTTTATTGACCATTGGGACAACTCAGGCTCAAAAAGCTTTGACTAAAGAAGATGTGCAGGAGCAAAAGATTCAGTCCTTAATTAAAAAAATGACCATACAGGAGAAAGTAGGGTTATTACATGCCAATTCTAAATTCTACGTATCCGGAGTAAAACGTTTGGGGATCCCCGAATGGGCTTTATCCGATGGCCCTCATGGAGTACGTGCGGAGATTAACCGTCACGACTGGGCTTATGCCGGCTGGACCAATGATTCATCCACCTGTTTCCCTCCGGGGACTGCTCTGGCTGCGAGTTGGAATCCTAAACTGGCTTATGAACGCGGTATAGTGCTTGGAGAAGAGGCTCGTTTCCGTAAAAAAGATGTATTGCTCGGACCTGGTGTCAATATCATCCGTTCTCCGTTGTGCGGTCGTAACTTCGAGTACATGAGCGAAGACCCTGTTTTGATTTCTGCCATGGCTGTTCCTTACATCAAAGCCCTGCAATCAAAAGACGTTGCCGCAAGTGTAAAACACTGGCTGGCCAACAATCAGGAAGATCACCGCACCAGCGTGGATGTGACCATGAGCGAGCGAGCTTTGCGTGAAATCTATTTACCCGGTTTCAAAGCGGCAATTATCGAAGGCGGTTCATATACTGTTATGGGTGCTTACAACAAATTTCGTGGCGATTGGTGTACTGAAAACAGTTACCTTGACCGAGATATTCTGCGCAAAGAATTCGGATTTAAAGGTGTACTGATGACGGATTGGGATGCTGCTCACAGTACTGTTAAAGCTGCATTGGCCGGCCTTGATCTCGAAATGGGTACCGAGAAAAAAGACTACAACGAGTGGTATTTTGCCAATCCGTTGATCAAAGCGGTACAGGAGGGTAAAGTTCCGATATCTGTTGTTGATGAGAAAGTGGCCAATGTACTCCGTATTATGATGAAGACAAAAATGCTGGGCGATAAATCCCGCGTAAAAGGAGCAATCAATACACCTGCTCATCAGAAAGCAGCATACAATTCAGCAGCCGAAGCGGCAGTATTGCTTCAGAACAACGGCCACTTACTTCCGTTAGACTTTTCAAAGCTGAAATCTGTCGCAGTAATCGGTGACAATGCTACCCGCAAACATTGTGGTGGTGGTCTGAGTTCAGAAATCAAGACGCTCTACGAAGTAACTCCGCTCGAAGCGATGCAGAAGAAATTCGGCAAAAACGTAACCATCAACTACGCGTTGGGTTATGAGAAACAATCATCTTTCAAGGAAGGAAGTAACGCCGGTCAGTCAAATACCGATAAAGTGGACTGGAAACTGATCGATGAAGCAGTAGCAGCAGCTAAAAAATCAGATGTAGCAATTATTTTCGGTGGATTAAACCACGATTTCGATACCGAGTCGTTTGATAAACAGCACATGAGATTGCCTTACGGACAAGAGACTTTGATTCGTGAAGTGACGAAAGCCAATCCAAATACTGTGGTGGTGATTATTGCCGGTTCTCCGCTTGAGTTGGGTGGTATCACGAGTCGTGTTCCGTCCATTCTTTGGGCATGGTACGGTGGCATGGAAGCCGGTAATGCGGTTGCCGATGTACTTAGCGGAAAGGTAAACCCTTCCGGTAAAATGCCGTTTACTCTGCCGGTATCGTTACAGCAATCACCCGCTCATGCTCTGGGTAATTTCCCGGGAAGAGATTTGAATGTTAACTACGAAGAAGGTATTCTGGTTGGTTACCGTTGGTTTGATACAAAGAAAATAGCTCCTCAGTTCCCATTCGGATACGGTCTTTCCTATACCAACTTTGAACTGGGCGCTCTTTCTTCTGACAAAGCGACTTACGGAAAAGAGGATGTAATCAAAGTGAAGTTTACAGTTAAAAATACAGGTTCCCGTTACGGTGCTGAGGTGCCTCAGTTATATGTAAGTGACCCGGTTTGTTCTGTGATGCGTCCGGCTAAAGAGCTTAAAGCCTTCGATAAGGTATTCCTGCAACCGGGTGAATCAAAAACGGTTGAATTGAACGTAAAAGTTTCTGATTTGGCATTCTATGATGAAGCCCAGAAAGGTTTGAACGTAGAGGCTGGAGACTTTATCCTGCAACTGGGTAATTCTTCCGGAAATATTTCACAGACATTGAAAATTGCAGTTAAGTAA
- a CDS encoding glycoside hydrolase family 3 C-terminal domain-containing protein, producing MKRAFVCILGLFVSAVTFAQRQYPFQNPALDDEKRIDNVIAQLTIDEKINCLSTSFSIPRLGIRGSGNSEGLHGLSQGGPGFNNGPKTPTTQFPQAIGLAQTWDEALVKRVAAQQAYEARYIYQSPKYYRAGLVVWGPNADMGRDPRWGRTEECYGEDPFLTSRLVTAFVQGMQGDNPRYWMAASLMKHFLSNSNENGRTFTSSDYDETLFREYYSYPFYKGVTRGGSRAFMAAYNSYNGIPCAVNPVLKNITIREWGQNGIIATDGGAFKMLVTDHHYYKTLQEAAAGCIHAGINMFLDDYKEAVRGALRQHLLSENDLDSVIRGRFRVLIRLGLLDDHSPYSSIGVKDTIAPWTKADTKALVRKVTSESVVLLKNEQELLPLDKQRIRSIALIGPYADKVLQDWYGGEHSYQVSILQGLKNALGNQVKITFVKSNKIDSAVIAARNSDVAIVCIGNHPTGNAGWEQAPVASDGKEAVDRSALTLEQEDLAKVVFQSNPKTILLLTSSFPFAINWSQEHLPAILQVTHGSQEMGNGVADVLFGDVNPAGRLVHTWPKSIEDLPAMMDYDIRHGRTYMYSQKTPLYPFGFGLSYTTFSYSNLRLSKQSVGNNDRLTVSLDITNTGKRDGDEVVQIYVKGSDGVRRLKGFKRVNMTSGKTKTVSIELNGEDLMRWSSESGQFILPKENPEIEAGASSADIRLRGFIQIE from the coding sequence ATGAAACGAGCATTTGTTTGCATACTCGGGCTCTTTGTGTCAGCAGTGACTTTCGCACAGCGGCAATATCCGTTTCAGAATCCGGCGCTGGATGATGAGAAGCGTATTGACAATGTGATTGCGCAACTGACGATCGATGAAAAGATAAATTGTCTAAGCACCAGCTTTTCTATTCCCCGTCTGGGTATTCGGGGCAGTGGGAACAGTGAAGGGTTGCACGGTTTGTCACAGGGAGGACCGGGATTTAATAATGGACCGAAGACTCCCACTACACAGTTTCCTCAGGCTATTGGATTGGCACAGACATGGGATGAAGCATTAGTGAAACGCGTAGCTGCCCAGCAGGCCTACGAAGCCCGTTACATCTACCAGAGTCCGAAATATTACCGGGCCGGTCTGGTCGTTTGGGGACCCAATGCCGATATGGGGCGTGATCCCCGCTGGGGGCGTACAGAGGAGTGCTACGGAGAAGACCCGTTTCTCACTTCGCGCTTGGTTACTGCTTTCGTGCAGGGTATGCAAGGTGATAATCCCCGCTACTGGATGGCTGCCTCGCTGATGAAACATTTTCTATCCAACAGCAACGAAAACGGACGCACATTCACGTCGTCCGATTACGATGAAACTCTCTTTCGGGAATACTATTCGTACCCTTTCTATAAAGGTGTTACCCGGGGAGGTTCACGGGCATTCATGGCAGCCTACAATTCCTACAACGGAATTCCCTGTGCAGTTAATCCCGTTTTGAAAAACATAACTATCCGTGAATGGGGACAAAACGGCATCATCGCTACAGATGGAGGGGCATTTAAAATGCTGGTCACTGATCATCACTATTATAAGACATTGCAAGAGGCTGCTGCCGGATGTATTCATGCAGGCATCAACATGTTTCTTGATGATTATAAGGAGGCGGTAAGAGGTGCATTGCGTCAACATCTTCTCTCGGAAAATGACCTGGATAGTGTAATCCGTGGCCGGTTCCGGGTGTTGATACGTTTAGGATTGCTCGATGATCATTCGCCATACAGCAGTATTGGTGTAAAGGATACTATTGCTCCGTGGACAAAAGCCGATACCAAGGCTTTGGTGCGAAAAGTAACGTCCGAATCGGTCGTCTTGCTGAAAAACGAGCAGGAACTTCTGCCGTTGGACAAGCAAAGAATCCGTTCGATTGCTTTGATCGGGCCTTACGCCGATAAAGTGTTGCAGGATTGGTACGGTGGAGAGCATTCGTATCAGGTTTCGATCTTACAAGGGCTGAAAAATGCCCTGGGAAATCAGGTGAAAATCACCTTTGTAAAAAGTAATAAGATCGATTCGGCGGTGATTGCAGCCCGCAACAGCGATGTGGCAATTGTCTGTATTGGCAATCATCCTACCGGAAATGCCGGATGGGAGCAGGCGCCTGTAGCGAGTGACGGAAAAGAGGCCGTTGATCGTTCAGCTCTGACTCTGGAGCAGGAAGATCTGGCTAAAGTAGTTTTTCAGAGCAATCCGAAAACCATCCTGTTACTGACCAGCAGTTTTCCATTTGCAATAAACTGGTCTCAGGAACATTTGCCCGCTATCCTACAGGTGACGCATGGTAGTCAGGAGATGGGGAACGGTGTGGCAGATGTTCTGTTTGGTGATGTTAATCCGGCCGGACGATTGGTACATACCTGGCCCAAATCCATTGAGGATTTGCCTGCAATGATGGATTATGACATCCGCCACGGCCGAACCTACATGTACAGTCAAAAAACGCCGCTTTATCCGTTCGGATTCGGACTGAGTTACACCACATTTAGCTACTCCAATCTGAGATTAAGTAAGCAAAGCGTTGGCAATAACGATAGACTGACTGTTTCACTCGATATTACCAACACCGGTAAACGGGATGGTGACGAAGTTGTTCAGATTTATGTCAAAGGCAGCGATGGCGTCAGACGACTAAAAGGATTCAAACGGGTAAATATGACAAGTGGTAAAACAAAAACAGTTTCCATCGAATTAAACGGTGAAGATTTAATGCGATGGAGTTCGGAATCAGGACAGTTTATTCTGCCCAAGGAAAACCCGGAGATAGAAGCGGGTGCTTCGTCAGCTGATATTCGCCTAAGGGGATTCATTCAAATTGAATAG